One part of the Leptospira brenneri genome encodes these proteins:
- a CDS encoding PaaI family thioesterase yields MQTLTTEEIQKILEEMTVNFNHGGRKITVPPPIFLAMKAEILSYTKGKSITVAFPVSEDQTNPMGMMQGGVIAAAFDNAFGPLSYLVAKRPTTTIDMNIQYIRGVAVNQRVIVKASVEAKGFSTIHMIGEMRTEKDKLLATATTNLLILKIPGGVGE; encoded by the coding sequence ATGCAAACACTCACTACCGAAGAAATCCAAAAGATCTTAGAAGAAATGACTGTTAATTTCAATCATGGAGGGAGAAAGATTACTGTACCGCCTCCTATCTTTCTCGCGATGAAGGCTGAAATTTTATCCTATACAAAAGGAAAAAGTATCACAGTTGCTTTCCCTGTTTCTGAAGACCAAACCAATCCCATGGGGATGATGCAGGGTGGGGTCATTGCCGCAGCCTTTGACAATGCCTTTGGTCCTTTGAGTTATCTCGTCGCCAAACGTCCAACAACTACGATTGATATGAATATTCAATACATCCGAGGAGTTGCCGTGAACCAACGAGTCATCGTTAAGGCATCTGTGGAAGCCAAAGGATTTTCTACAATTCATATGATTGGAGAAATGCGCACAGAGAAGGACAAACTTCTTGCTACAGCGACAACAAACTTACTGATTTTAAAAATTCCTGGTGGGGTAGGGGAATAA
- a CDS encoding TetR/AcrR family transcriptional regulator has product MKRRSYHHGDLKNSIIKSCHKLLQKKGASNFSLREVATLSGVSHAAVYRHFQDKEEVLEILASIGFDRLGSLQKRVPQNNKDPDGYFVKLGLVYVQFAIRNPNYYRLMFQTKRTNESTILKRSKLKSYAILVHGCRFYLKTKRRKENHRSFALMAWSLVHGYSNLCIETDFPETESKVLNKTKTEMAEDILKFSI; this is encoded by the coding sequence GTGAAACGCAGGTCCTATCACCACGGCGATTTAAAAAATTCTATTATAAAATCTTGTCATAAACTATTACAAAAAAAGGGGGCCTCTAATTTTTCTCTGAGAGAAGTTGCTACTCTTTCTGGAGTCTCTCATGCAGCCGTATACAGACACTTTCAAGACAAAGAAGAGGTTTTAGAAATCCTAGCTTCTATCGGATTTGATAGGCTTGGGTCTTTGCAAAAAAGGGTACCGCAAAATAACAAAGATCCAGATGGTTATTTTGTTAAATTAGGGCTTGTTTATGTCCAATTTGCAATTAGAAATCCCAATTATTATCGTTTGATGTTCCAAACCAAACGAACGAATGAATCGACAATCTTAAAACGTTCGAAACTAAAATCTTACGCAATTCTTGTTCACGGATGCAGATTTTATCTAAAAACGAAACGCCGAAAGGAAAACCATCGTAGTTTTGCACTGATGGCCTGGTCCTTAGTACATGGTTATAGCAACCTCTGTATTGAGACAGATTTTCCAGAAACAGAGAGTAAAGTCCTAAATAAAACGAAAACTGAAATGGCGGAAGATATTTTAAAATTTTCCATCTAA
- a CDS encoding ParB/RepB/Spo0J family partition protein, whose product MKTKTSYNPADILSRASARTTSLNPFLKEEGTVIHNAIEIPIDQILTENNPRKTFNETTIRELAESISQYGLLQPIVVRKKAGKYELINGERRFRAHRFLKRKTILAIVKNVEQIDISKLPEIKLVENLQREDLSESDLALSLQELKGRHKETNEQLAKRINKSAQWVKTKIAHAEILKETATNQSTDKNHPIFQIPTSLFTEIAPLDVTNRKKAIDYLIKGLEKKGDFPSRNDLREYVRPLKPIKTKQAKPKLGNLELKDLKNKLLKIKEKISLLQNEKTILEEAIRKYKK is encoded by the coding sequence ATGAAAACTAAAACGAGTTACAACCCAGCAGACATCCTTTCAAGAGCAAGCGCCAGAACCACATCCCTAAACCCATTTCTAAAAGAAGAGGGAACCGTCATTCACAATGCCATTGAAATCCCAATTGATCAAATTCTAACAGAAAACAATCCTAGAAAAACTTTTAACGAAACCACCATCAGGGAACTCGCCGAATCAATTTCTCAATACGGACTTTTACAACCAATCGTTGTCAGAAAAAAAGCCGGCAAATACGAATTAATTAATGGAGAAAGAAGATTTCGAGCCCATAGATTTCTCAAAAGAAAAACCATCCTTGCCATTGTTAAAAATGTAGAACAAATCGACATTTCCAAACTACCAGAAATCAAACTTGTGGAGAATTTACAAAGAGAAGATTTATCGGAATCCGATTTGGCTCTTTCATTACAGGAACTAAAAGGAAGACACAAAGAAACAAACGAACAACTAGCAAAAAGAATCAACAAATCCGCCCAGTGGGTTAAAACCAAAATTGCCCATGCAGAAATTCTCAAAGAAACTGCTACAAACCAATCTACTGACAAAAACCATCCGATCTTTCAAATACCAACGAGTTTATTTACTGAAATTGCTCCCCTAGATGTAACCAATAGAAAAAAGGCCATTGACTACCTCATCAAAGGTTTAGAAAAAAAAGGGGACTTCCCTTCTAGAAATGATTTACGAGAATATGTTCGTCCTTTAAAACCAATCAAAACAAAACAGGCCAAACCAAAACTAGGGAATTTGGAACTAAAAGATTTAAAAAACAAACTTCTAAAAATCAAAGAAAAAATTTCTTTGTTACAGAATGAAAAAACCATATTAGAAGAAGCCATTCGTAAATATAAAAAATAA
- a CDS encoding helix-turn-helix domain-containing protein produces the protein MKTNRTGIWIPVWIENLNLSHSQTKLYAEIVSLHEKGGCFASNRYFGEVLGLKMDTISRLITSLKKLGLLEQTGFDGRRRFLKPIFSVSSPKELPSNETALEKNPIQTKKGNVFKIQSATLQKSNAGLDKNEVAYSSTIKVQNTVQKKNSWEEFKIWSEKTLSKTTYFQIAQFPSPESLQGSLRLIWKQWLESKSLLPLGTVPLC, from the coding sequence ATGAAAACAAATCGAACAGGAATTTGGATTCCCGTTTGGATTGAGAACCTAAATCTTTCTCATAGCCAAACTAAATTGTATGCAGAAATTGTCTCCCTGCACGAGAAGGGTGGATGTTTTGCGTCTAACCGATATTTTGGCGAAGTTTTGGGCCTTAAAATGGATACGATCTCCAGACTCATTACTTCGTTAAAAAAATTAGGACTTCTAGAACAAACCGGCTTTGATGGTAGAAGACGTTTTTTAAAACCAATTTTCTCGGTATCATCCCCTAAAGAATTGCCGAGCAACGAAACAGCCTTGGAAAAAAATCCAATACAAACCAAAAAAGGGAACGTATTCAAAATCCAATCTGCTACCTTACAAAAATCCAATGCTGGTTTGGACAAAAATGAGGTTGCCTATAGTAGTACAATAAAGGTACAAAACACTGTACAAAAGAAAAATTCTTGGGAAGAATTTAAAATTTGGAGCGAGAAGACACTCTCAAAAACCACATACTTTCAAATTGCCCAGTTCCCTTCACCGGAATCTTTACAAGGTAGTCTACGTTTGATTTGGAAACAGTGGTTAGAATCAAAATCATTACTTCCTCTGGGAACGGTTCCCTTATGTTAA